In Prionailurus viverrinus isolate Anna chromosome D1, UM_Priviv_1.0, whole genome shotgun sequence, the DNA window GACCAGGGCCCAGATGTTCAGGCACTTGGCGGTGGAGGCATAGGTCTGGGCCCCGATCACGTCACCCACCATCTTCCGGTCCCTAGACTGGGGAGAGGAGATGGAGAGGGGGATCAGGGGCGGGTCCTGGCGAGAGCCAGGCTGGTCCCCGTCCACAGCAGCCTCCACATGCCCTTCGCCCCGGTCGGGGACCCACCCCCCTTTCCCAGAGCCTGAGCAGGACAGTGCCCCTTGGGTCCCGTCCCTGCTGGGGCCTCCAGCTCCTTCTTCAGACTCTCGGCCTCTCCTGGAGACCCCAGGGCGCCCCCTCCCTCTGCGTAGGTCCAGTCACTGGCCTCTCCCACTGAGAGGCGGCTTCTGGTGAGTTCCTTTGTCCTTTCTGGGAGAGCCCTGGAGCCACATCTTAGTCTGAGGGATGTCCTTGGGAACTGGGGACAAAGGCCACTCCTGGCCATCCCCGGGCCCCTCCTGCAGCCTCACTGCTACCACGCATggactccccatcccccccccaccacatgcCCTCGGGGCAGGCGGACCTCCGCAGGCTCACCTGCACTTTCTGGGAgaacccccccaacacacacacccaccttCACGGAGTAGGCAAAGGCCACGAAGCCCAGGCAGCACCAGTTCATGAAGATTGTGTTGAACAGGGACCAGACGATGTGGTCGGGCACGGACGTCTCAGTCTGGATGTTGATCACGGTGGTGGCCATGGGAGCTGAGCTCTGGGGCCCCTCCAGGATGTCCACCTTATTGTCCTTTAACATCTCCAGCTTGGGAATGAGCAGCCGTCCCAGGTGAACAAGCTTTGGGAAGTGAGTTTCTGATGCAGAGAGGGAGCAGGTGTGGTCTGGACCCTGATAGGGTGCTTAGGGCCCCTCCTTCTCCAGGGTACATTTAATTTCTCAGaagtttctctttcctgttttgcaTGTGGGTGAAACTGGCGGGCACTAAGGAAGTCGGCCAGCTACTGAGTGTCAGTTTCCACCAGAGCATGGTGGGACAAAGGGCTGTGTTTACCTCGTCTTTACTTTCTGTTACTATGATTTATGTAACTCGTATTCTATATTacttgattaaaatttttttgaatgtttttatttatttttgaaggagagagagacagagcatgagtgggggaggggcagagagcgagggagacagaatccgaagcaggctccaggctccgagctgtcagcccagagcctgtcgcagggctcgaactcacagacttcgagatcaagacctgagccgaagtcggacgcttagccgactgagccacccaggcgccccttgtatttttattcatgtaAAACGCATAACAGAACTTGCTGCTTTCCCATTTTCCGGTATCATTTAGTGGCTTCTTGTACACTCTTGATGTGCAAACATTACTC includes these proteins:
- the LOC125176011 gene encoding interferon-induced transmembrane protein 1-like; protein product: MLKDNKVDILEGPQSSAPMATTVINIQTETSVPDHIVWSLFNTIFMNWCCLGFVAFAYSVKSRDRKMVGDVIGAQTYASTAKCLNIWALVLGILLTIGFIVLLVIAYLTAYSIILRVMQNSRGHH